A single window of Thermoanaerobaculia bacterium DNA harbors:
- a CDS encoding ATP-binding protein has product MERTGSPPPGRTTAVSGYLVAVLAVSVTSLLREKVRPLLTDHSVFAMDYLAIAFATWYGGFGPGLAAIVTAVPFAMLVIPPVGLAVRGTANVIALFLFVAISTFVAALIESVRRARERAEDARQRALDARRRAEDALEALRESQQKYRGVFTRNLAGVSRTTLDGRILECNRALAKIYGYDAPEDMLAVGAESLHENPGARRAFVDRLRAAGGALVNIEGFGRRRDGSPVWTLESHQIVVEHGEVVIEGSILDISDRKKVEVERERLVDELQEADRRKDEFLAMLAHELRNPLVPIANAVRVLQLPDAGPETLRESLAMIERQLGHMVRLVDDLLDVSRISRGKIEIRKDRFDLAVMTEEVAADFRGELARHGLALETVLPDEPIWIEGDRVRVAEVLTNLLQNARKFTDPGGSIRVRLDEAEGRARLRVLDTGIGIDAAMLPHVFEPFSQADRSIARTRGGLGLGLALVRGIITAHGGEVSASSGGLGRGAELTVLLPVAPRRSPDTRASARRPPVPAPPRRVLVVEDNGPVAEGMRFLLEHLRHDVRVAEDGAAGLETIRHFRPDVVLCDIGLPGEVDGYALARSVRSDAEIAGTCLIAITGYGQASDRDRAREAGFDIHVTKPVNPARLEELLSTLPRAVR; this is encoded by the coding sequence ATGGAGCGAACCGGATCTCCTCCGCCCGGCCGGACCACCGCCGTCAGCGGCTATCTCGTCGCCGTCCTCGCGGTTTCGGTCACCAGTCTCCTCCGAGAGAAGGTCCGGCCCCTGCTCACCGATCATTCGGTCTTCGCGATGGACTACCTCGCGATCGCCTTCGCCACCTGGTACGGCGGATTCGGCCCCGGTCTCGCGGCGATCGTCACGGCCGTTCCCTTCGCGATGCTCGTCATTCCCCCGGTCGGTCTCGCCGTGCGCGGCACGGCCAACGTCATCGCGCTCTTCCTCTTCGTCGCGATCTCGACCTTCGTCGCCGCCCTGATCGAGAGCGTGCGCCGCGCGCGCGAGCGCGCCGAGGACGCCCGCCAGCGCGCCCTGGACGCCCGCCGGCGCGCGGAAGACGCGCTCGAGGCGCTGCGCGAGAGCCAGCAGAAGTACCGGGGCGTGTTCACGCGAAACCTGGCGGGCGTCTCGCGCACGACGCTCGACGGACGCATCCTCGAGTGCAATCGCGCGCTCGCGAAGATCTACGGGTACGACGCCCCGGAAGACATGCTCGCCGTCGGAGCCGAGAGCCTCCACGAAAACCCGGGAGCGCGACGCGCCTTCGTCGACCGGCTCCGCGCGGCCGGGGGCGCCCTCGTCAATATCGAGGGCTTCGGGCGGCGGCGCGACGGGAGTCCGGTGTGGACGCTCGAGAGCCATCAGATCGTCGTCGAGCACGGAGAGGTCGTCATCGAGGGCTCGATCCTCGACATCTCCGACCGGAAGAAAGTCGAGGTCGAGCGGGAGCGCCTGGTCGACGAGCTGCAAGAAGCCGATCGCCGGAAGGACGAGTTCCTGGCGATGCTCGCTCACGAGCTGCGCAACCCGCTCGTCCCGATCGCCAATGCCGTGCGCGTCCTCCAGCTGCCGGACGCCGGGCCGGAGACGCTGCGGGAGTCGCTCGCGATGATCGAGCGTCAGCTCGGCCACATGGTCCGGCTCGTCGACGACCTCCTCGACGTTTCGCGGATCTCCCGCGGGAAGATCGAGATCCGGAAGGACCGGTTCGATCTCGCCGTGATGACCGAGGAGGTCGCCGCCGATTTCCGCGGAGAGCTCGCCCGGCACGGGCTCGCGCTCGAGACCGTGCTCCCGGACGAGCCGATCTGGATCGAGGGGGATCGCGTGCGCGTGGCGGAGGTCCTGACGAACCTCCTCCAGAACGCTCGGAAGTTCACCGATCCCGGGGGATCGATCCGCGTCCGGCTGGACGAGGCGGAAGGACGCGCGCGGCTGCGCGTCCTCGACACCGGGATCGGGATCGACGCCGCGATGCTCCCGCACGTCTTCGAGCCGTTCTCCCAGGCGGACCGCAGCATCGCGCGGACCCGGGGAGGCCTCGGCCTCGGACTCGCGCTCGTGCGCGGGATCATCACCGCGCACGGCGGCGAGGTCTCCGCCTCGAGCGGCGGCCTGGGCCGCGGCGCCGAGCTCACCGTTCTCCTGCCGGTCGCCCCGCGGCGCAGTCCGGACACGCGCGCGAGCGCCCGCCGCCCTCCCGTCCCGGCACCCCCGCGCCGAGTCCTCGTCGTCGAGGACAACGGACCGGTCGCGGAGGGAATGCGCTTCCTTCTCGAGCACCTCCGGCACGACGTCCGGGTAGCGGAGGACGGTGCGGCGGGGCTCGAGACGATCCGCCACTTCCGCCCGGACGTCGTGCTCTGCGACATCGGCCTTCCCGGCGAGGTGGACGGCTATGCGCTCGCGCGGTCGGTGCGGTCGGACGCCGAGATCGCCGGTACGTGCCTGATCGCGATCACCGGGTACGGGCAGGCGTCGGACCGCGACCGCGCCCGCGAGGCGGGATTCGACATTCACGTGACGAAGCCGGTGAATCCCGCGCGGCTCGAGGAGCTGCTCAGCACGCTCCCGCGCGCGGTTCGCTGA
- a CDS encoding serine/threonine-protein kinase: protein MGQVYRATDTRLGRSVAVKVLAPELSGNPGFRQRFEREAKAISQLSHPNICALFDVGSADGAEYLVMELLEGQTLADRLDKGALPLDQVLRYGIEIAGALDRAHRAGIVHRDLKPGNIMLTKAGVKLLDFGLAKVVATGAAPESDLSALPTQAPPSRPLTEDGTILGTFQYMAPEQVEGRETDARSDIFALGCVLYEMATGQKAFAGRSRASLIAAILERDPAPISTTAPMSPPSLDRLVQGCLAKDPDDRWQSAHDVMTQLRWIA, encoded by the coding sequence ATGGGACAGGTCTACCGGGCAACCGACACGCGGCTCGGCCGCTCCGTCGCCGTCAAGGTCCTCGCTCCCGAGCTCTCCGGGAACCCCGGCTTCCGGCAGCGGTTCGAGCGCGAGGCGAAGGCGATCTCGCAGCTCTCGCATCCGAACATCTGCGCGCTCTTCGACGTGGGATCCGCCGACGGCGCCGAATACCTCGTCATGGAGCTGCTCGAGGGCCAGACGCTCGCCGACCGCCTCGACAAAGGCGCGCTGCCGCTCGATCAGGTCCTCCGGTACGGGATCGAGATCGCGGGCGCCCTCGATCGGGCGCATCGGGCGGGGATCGTTCACCGGGATCTGAAGCCCGGCAACATCATGCTGACGAAAGCCGGCGTCAAGCTGCTCGATTTCGGGCTCGCGAAAGTCGTCGCGACGGGAGCAGCCCCCGAGTCCGATCTTTCCGCGCTTCCGACGCAGGCCCCTCCCAGCCGCCCGCTCACCGAAGACGGCACCATCCTCGGCACCTTCCAGTACATGGCTCCCGAGCAGGTCGAGGGAAGGGAAACCGACGCCCGGAGCGACATCTTCGCGCTCGGCTGCGTCCTCTACGAGATGGCGACCGGACAGAAGGCGTTCGCCGGGCGGAGCCGCGCGAGCCTGATCGCCGCGATCCTCGAGCGCGATCCGGCGCCGATCTCGACCACCGCTCCGATGAGTCCGCCGTCCCTCGACCGGCTCGTCCAGGGCTGCCTCGCGAAGGATCCCGACGACCGGTGGCAGAGCGCGCACGACGTCATGACCCAGCTGCGCTGGATCGC